Proteins from a genomic interval of Scomber scombrus chromosome 11, fScoSco1.1, whole genome shotgun sequence:
- the prkab2 gene encoding 5'-AMP-activated protein kinase subunit beta-2, whose protein sequence is MGNTSDRVSGDRHGAKAHRSDSSGSHKDQEHSSKMVDSTDDPNIFNTHGSESKATGEKEFTPDLDDLVKTGPQARPTVIRWAGGGKEVYIAGSFNNWNTKIPLNKSHNDFVAILDLPEGEHQYKFFVDGQWVHDSSEPVVTSQLGTINNLIQVKKSDFEVFDALQVDSLECSDTSDLSSSPPGPYGQEQYVFRPEEHFKAPPILPPHLLQVILNKDTNISCDPALLPEPNHVMLNHLYALSIKDGVMVLSATHRYKKKYVTSLLYKPI, encoded by the exons ATGGGCAACACAAGCGACCGAGTGTCGGGAGATCGCCATGGCGCCAAGGCCCACCGCTCAGACAGCAGCGGCAGTCACAAAGACCAAGAACACAGCAGTAAGATGGTGGACAGCACAGATGACCCCAACATCTTTAACACCCATGGGTCAGAGTCCAAG GCGACAGGAGAGAAAGAATTCACCCCAGATCTGGATGACCTGGTGAAAACTGGTCCTCAGGCTCGACCCACTGTCATCCGCTGGGCCGGAGGGGGGAAGGAGGTCTACATAGCAGGTTCCTTTAATAACTGGAACACCAAGATACCACTAAATAAAAG CCATAATGACTTTGTAGCAATCCTGGACTTGCCTGAAGGAGAGCACCAGTACAAGTTTTTTGTAGATGGACAGTGGGTCCATGATTCTTCAGAG CCGGTGGTAACCAGCCAGCTCGGTaccatcaacaacctgatccAGGTGAAGAAGTCTGACTTTGAGGTGTTCGATGCCCTGCAGGTTGACTCTCTGGAGTGCTCAGACACATCAG ATCTGTCCAGCTCCCCTCCAGGTCCATACGGACAGGAGCAGTACGTCTTCAGACCTGAGGAGCATTTCAAGGCCCCGCCAATACTCCCCCCTCACCTCCTTCAAGTCATACTCAACAAGGACACCAACATTTCT TGTGACCCTGCCCTGCTGCCGGAACCCAACCACGTCATGCTGAATCACCTGTACGCCCTCTCAATAAAG GATGGAGTGATGGTGCTGAGCGCGACTCACCGATATAAGAAGAAATACGTCACATCTCTGCTTTACAAGCCTATTTAA
- the LOC133990400 gene encoding mitochondrial adenyl nucleotide antiporter SLC25A24-like isoform X2, translating into MYQTLRTLVLSNARCWDADSERTYQDLFERLDTNKDGKVDVAELRAGLKAMGIFRQGAAQKIVSSGDQNKDGSLDFKEFTKYLKEHEKKLRLTFKSLDRNNDEIQQSLGELGMHISTEDARKILHSMDIDGTMMVDWNEWREHFLLCPAHNLEEIIRYWKHSTVLDIGDSLAIPDEFTEEEKSSGGWWKQLAAGAMAGAVSRTGTAPLDRMKVFMQVHSSKVNKISLAGGFKQMIKEGGLTSLWRGNGINVLKIAPETAIKFMSYEQYKKLLSSEGEKIETHKRFMAGSLAGATAQTAIYPMEVLKTRLTLRKTGQYSGMFDCAKTILKKEGITAFYKGYIPNLLGIIPYAGIDLAVYETLKNTWLSYHPKDSANPGILVLLGCGTISSTCGQLASYPLALVRTRMQAQASLDASDQPSMSSLMKKIVAKDGFFGLYRGILPNFMKVIPAVSISYVVYEYMKTGLGISK; encoded by the exons ATGTATCAGACGCTACGGACGCTTGTACTATCAAATGCCCGGTGCTGGGATGCTGACAGTGAGAGGACATATCAGGACCTGTTTGAGAGGCTTGATACCAATAAAGATGGGAAGGTGGATGTAGCAGAATTACGGGCGGGCCTCAAGGCGATGGGCATATTCCGCCAGGGTGCTGCACAG AAAATTGTGTCGTCTGGTGACCAAAACAAAGATGGGAGTCTCGACTTCAAAGAGTTCACCAAATATCTGAAAGAGCACGAGAAGAAACTGAGGTTGACATTTAAAAGTCTGGACAGGAACAACGATG AGATCCAGCAGTCCCTTGGAGAGTTGGGCATGCATATCAGCACTGAGGATGCCCGGAAAATTTTACATAG TATGGACATTGATGGCACTATGATGGTGGACTGGAACGAGTGGAGAGAACACTTCCTGTTGTGCCCTGCTCACAACCTGGAAGAGATCATACGTTACTGGAAACACTCCACG GTGCTGGACATAGGCGACAGTCTTGCCATCCCAGATGAATTCACTGAAGAGGAGAAGAGCTCAGGTGGCTGGTGGAAGCAGCTTGCTGCAGGTGCAATGGCAGGGGCTGTCTCTCGCACCGGTACTGCCCCTCTGGATAGAATGAAAGTCTTCATGCAG gttCACTCCTCTAAGGTCAATAAAATAAGCCTGGCAGGGGGCTTCAAGCAGATGATTAAAGAGGGAGGCTTGACTTCACTCTGGAGGGGAAATggaatcaatgttttaaagattgcACCTGAGACAGCAATCAAATTCATGTCATATGAACAA TATAAAAAATTGTTATCATCAGAGGGCGAAAAAATTGAGACACACAAGAGGTTCATGGCAGGCTCGCTGGCTGGAGCCACAGCACAAACGGCCATCTACCCCATGGAG GTGTTGAAGACAAGACTGACACTACGGAAAACCGGCCAGTATTCAGGAATGTTTGATTGTGCCAAGACAATCCTGAAGAAGGAGGGCATCACGGCTTTCTACAAGGGCTACATTCCAAACTTACTGGGCATCATTCCCTATGCTGGGATAGACCTTGCTGTTTACGAG ACTCTGAAGAACACCTGGTTGTCATACCACCCCAAAGACTCAGCTAACCCGGGAATTTTGGTGTTGCTCGGCTGCGGGACCATCTCTAGTACCTGTGGACAGCTGGCCAGCTATCCACTCGCACTTGTACGCACACGGATGCAGGCACAAG cgTCCCTAGATGCATCAGACCAGCCCTCCATGAGCTCTCTGATGAAGAAGATTGTAGCCAAAGATGGCTTTTTCGGACTCTATCGGGGCATCCTGCCAAATTTCATGAAAGTCATTCCTGCTGTCAGCATTAGCTATGTGGTTTACGAGTACATGAAGACTGGTTTGGGAATCTCTAAATGA
- the LOC133990400 gene encoding mitochondrial adenyl nucleotide antiporter SLC25A24-like isoform X1: MYQTLRTLVLSNARCWDADSERTYQDLFERLDTNKDGKVDVAELRAGLKAMGIFRQGAAQKIVSSGDQNKDGSLDFKEFTKYLKEHEKKLRLTFKSLDRNNDGRIDSTEIQQSLGELGMHISTEDARKILHSMDIDGTMMVDWNEWREHFLLCPAHNLEEIIRYWKHSTVLDIGDSLAIPDEFTEEEKSSGGWWKQLAAGAMAGAVSRTGTAPLDRMKVFMQVHSSKVNKISLAGGFKQMIKEGGLTSLWRGNGINVLKIAPETAIKFMSYEQYKKLLSSEGEKIETHKRFMAGSLAGATAQTAIYPMEVLKTRLTLRKTGQYSGMFDCAKTILKKEGITAFYKGYIPNLLGIIPYAGIDLAVYETLKNTWLSYHPKDSANPGILVLLGCGTISSTCGQLASYPLALVRTRMQAQASLDASDQPSMSSLMKKIVAKDGFFGLYRGILPNFMKVIPAVSISYVVYEYMKTGLGISK; this comes from the exons ATGTATCAGACGCTACGGACGCTTGTACTATCAAATGCCCGGTGCTGGGATGCTGACAGTGAGAGGACATATCAGGACCTGTTTGAGAGGCTTGATACCAATAAAGATGGGAAGGTGGATGTAGCAGAATTACGGGCGGGCCTCAAGGCGATGGGCATATTCCGCCAGGGTGCTGCACAG AAAATTGTGTCGTCTGGTGACCAAAACAAAGATGGGAGTCTCGACTTCAAAGAGTTCACCAAATATCTGAAAGAGCACGAGAAGAAACTGAGGTTGACATTTAAAAGTCTGGACAGGAACAACGATG GACGCATTGATTCCACAGAGATCCAGCAGTCCCTTGGAGAGTTGGGCATGCATATCAGCACTGAGGATGCCCGGAAAATTTTACATAG TATGGACATTGATGGCACTATGATGGTGGACTGGAACGAGTGGAGAGAACACTTCCTGTTGTGCCCTGCTCACAACCTGGAAGAGATCATACGTTACTGGAAACACTCCACG GTGCTGGACATAGGCGACAGTCTTGCCATCCCAGATGAATTCACTGAAGAGGAGAAGAGCTCAGGTGGCTGGTGGAAGCAGCTTGCTGCAGGTGCAATGGCAGGGGCTGTCTCTCGCACCGGTACTGCCCCTCTGGATAGAATGAAAGTCTTCATGCAG gttCACTCCTCTAAGGTCAATAAAATAAGCCTGGCAGGGGGCTTCAAGCAGATGATTAAAGAGGGAGGCTTGACTTCACTCTGGAGGGGAAATggaatcaatgttttaaagattgcACCTGAGACAGCAATCAAATTCATGTCATATGAACAA TATAAAAAATTGTTATCATCAGAGGGCGAAAAAATTGAGACACACAAGAGGTTCATGGCAGGCTCGCTGGCTGGAGCCACAGCACAAACGGCCATCTACCCCATGGAG GTGTTGAAGACAAGACTGACACTACGGAAAACCGGCCAGTATTCAGGAATGTTTGATTGTGCCAAGACAATCCTGAAGAAGGAGGGCATCACGGCTTTCTACAAGGGCTACATTCCAAACTTACTGGGCATCATTCCCTATGCTGGGATAGACCTTGCTGTTTACGAG ACTCTGAAGAACACCTGGTTGTCATACCACCCCAAAGACTCAGCTAACCCGGGAATTTTGGTGTTGCTCGGCTGCGGGACCATCTCTAGTACCTGTGGACAGCTGGCCAGCTATCCACTCGCACTTGTACGCACACGGATGCAGGCACAAG cgTCCCTAGATGCATCAGACCAGCCCTCCATGAGCTCTCTGATGAAGAAGATTGTAGCCAAAGATGGCTTTTTCGGACTCTATCGGGGCATCCTGCCAAATTTCATGAAAGTCATTCCTGCTGTCAGCATTAGCTATGTGGTTTACGAGTACATGAAGACTGGTTTGGGAATCTCTAAATGA
- the LOC133990980 gene encoding EEIG family member 2-like has protein sequence MSFILMKKKRFKFKVEFVLEELSSVPFVNGVIFCKVRLIDGGFAVESSREPVQANCVHWKKRFSFMCKMSANAGTGVLDPCVCRVSVRKELKGGKTFAKLGFADLNLSEFAGSGSTTRRCLLEGYDTKNTRQDNSILKVVITTQLMSGDPCFKTPPSTAMTLGIPQAESECLLEERKGGDKDISHSITGTPGHSVSVPEDLVAYGHKRTSSYASQQSKISGYSSNHSSLTDLSHRRSASGGSASTGIGSIMEPSEQQAERGEKESRSSPLISANFHHAPEHPSTPAKVPRHPVKQNSMENQLKRVDATRVDADDIIEKILQSQDFSSGFLDSSAEEEGLRLFVGPGGSTTLGSQHTRVAAGAFEQVVIKR, from the exons ATGTCCTTCATTCTTATGAAAAAGAAGAGATTCAAATTCAAAGTTGAATTCGTGTTGGAGGAATTATCATCAGTTCCCTTCGTCAACGGAGTTATATTCTGTAAAGTCAGACTCATAGATGGAGGCTTTGCAGTTGAGTCTTCTCG TGAACCGGTCCAAGCGAACTGTGTACACTGGAAGAAGAGATTTTCCTTCATGTGCAAGATGAGTGCCAATGCTGGGACAGGTGTACTAGACCCTTGTGTGTGCCGGGTGTCTGTGCGCAAG gAATTGAAAGGCGGAAAAACGTTTGCAAAG CTGGGTTTTGCTGACTTAAACCTGTCTGAGTTTGCTGGGTCTGGCAGCACTACAAGAAGGTGCCTCCTAGAAGGATATGACACCAAGAACACCAGACAGGACAACTCAATTCTCAAG GTTGTCATCACCACACAACTTATGTCTGGAGACCCCTGTTTTAAAAC TCCCCCATCTACAGCCATGACTCTGGGAATCCCACAGGCTGAATCAGAGTGTCTGCtcgaggagaggaagggaggggacaAAGACATATCCCATTCAATCACTG gaACTCCTGGACATTCGGTATCAGTCCCAGAGGACCTGGTAGCATATGGTCACAAAAGGACGTCCAGCTATGCGAGTCAGCAGTCAAAAATCTCAG GTTACAGCTCAAATCACTCCAGTTTAACAGATCTAAGCCATCGGAGGAGCGCATCAGGAGGTTCTGCCTCCACAGGCATCGGTAGCATCATGGAACCCAGTGAGCAgcaggcagagagaggagagaaggagagcagGTCCAGTCCCCTGATCTCTGCAAACTTCCATCATGCACCTGAACACCCCTCGACCCCCGCCAAGGTTCCAAG ACATCCAGTGAAGCAGAACTCAATGGAGAATCAGTTGAAAAGAGTGGATGCCACCAGGGTGGATGCTGATGACATAATTGAGAAAATCCTACAGAGCCAGGATTTCAGCAGTGGCTTCTTGGACTCCAGTGCAGAGG AGGAGGGTCTCCGGTTGTTTGTAGGTCCTGGTGGGAGTACAACCTTGGGAAGCCAGCACACAAG GGTTGCAGCTGGAGCCTTTGAGCAGGTGGTGATCAAGCGCTAG
- the prpf38b gene encoding pre-mRNA-splicing factor 38B, which yields MANVGNQQPTQAVSKPAAGKHGNTLPLWGNEKTMNLNPMILTNVLSSPYFKVQLYELKTYHEVVDEIYFKVTHAEPWEKGSRKTAGQTGMCGGVRGVGTGGIVSTAFCLLYKLFTLKLTRKQLMGLITHTDSPYIRALGFMYIRYTQPPADLIEWYDGFLDDEEELDVKAGGGCVMTVGEMLRSFLTKLEWFSTLFPRIPVPVQKIIDQQMKARPRKVAQKETQEEEGDSTEPAKQGERRRSRTPRRTPSPKRSPKRSRSRSRHRDRERHGPSFDRELERERDRQRKEREGRDGRDGREGRDRDRERGDRGDREKRRSRSTDRNQDRRERRRSRSSSRDRRSERKDKEREGGDDRSKRKDRDHHKDRGTERERSRDKKNRGETDDRKHKDDRERHREERKAKRSSRSRSREKRHKSGAEEKSKKRERTHSKEKDRDRDGEQRSHKRSGSKDRSHHQRESSNDHSKHSERRRSQSTE from the exons ATGGCCAACGTCGGAAACCAGCAACCAACACAGGCCGTTAGCAAGCCTGCAGCAGGGAAACATGGAAATACACTGCCCCTGTGGGGCAACGAAAAGACTATGAACCTCAACCCAATGATTCTCACCAATGTGCTGTCTTCGCCGTATTTCAAAGTTCAGCTTTATGAACTAAAGACCTACCACGAAGTTGTGGACGAAATCTATTTCAAG GTTACTCACGCTGAGCCTTGGGAAAAGGGAAGCAGAAAGACTGCAGGCCAGACTGGAATGTGCGGAGGG GTACGTGGAGTTGGGACTGGTGGAATTGTGTCAACAGCTTTCTGTCTTCTATACAAACTGTTTACTCTCAAGCTGACTCGCAAACAGCTGATGGGTCTGATCACTCACACAGACTCTCCATACATCAGAGCACTTGGCTTCATGTACATACG ATACACTCAGCCGCCAGCAGATTTAATAGAATGGTATGACGGCTTCCTGGATGATGAGGAG GAGCTCGACGTGAAGGCAGGAGGCGGCTGCGTGATGACCGTCGGAGAGATGCTGCGCTCCTTCTTGACCAAACTGGAGTGGTTCTCCACTCTGTTCCCCCGTATCCCAGTGCCTGTGCAGAAGATCATTGACCAGCAGATGAAGGCTAGGCCTCGTAAGGTCGCTCAGAAGGAAACGCAGGAAGAAGAGGGCGACTCTACAGAGCCTGCGAAGCAAGGGGAACGCCGCCGCTCCAG GACCCCCAGACGGACACCGAGCCCCAAGCGATCTCCTAAACGGTCAAGGAGCAGGAGCCGGCACCGCGATCGAGAACGCCATGGTCCAAGCTTTGACCGCGAGCTGGAGAGGGAGCGCGACCggcagaggaaggagagggagggcaGGGATGGCAGGGATGGCAGGGAGGGCAGGGACCGAGATAGGGAAAGAGGGGACAGAGGAGACAGGGAGAAGCGACGATCCCGAAGCACAGACAGAAACCAAGACAGACGAGAACGTAGAAGAAGCCGCAGCAGCAGCCGGGACCGAAGGAGCGAACGTAAAgacaaagagagggaaggaggagatgACAGGAGCAAGAGGAAGGACAGGGATCACCACAAAGACCGTGGCACTGAGAGGGAGCGGTCTAGGGATAAAAAGAACAGGGGAGAAACTGATGACAGGAAGCATAAAGACGACAGGGAGaggcacagagaggagaggaaggcaaAACGGTCGAGTCGGAGTCGAAGCAGGGAGAAGAGGCACAAAAGTGGGGCGGAGGAGAAGAGCAAGAAGAGGGAGCGCACCCACAGCAAAGAGAAGGACAGGGATAGAGACGGAGAACAGCGTTCCCACAAACGTAGTGGTAGCAAAGACAGGAGCCATCATCAGCGAGAGTCCAGTAACGATCATAGTAAACATAGCGAACGCAGAAGGAGTCAGAGCACTGAGTAA